The following coding sequences are from one Arvicanthis niloticus isolate mArvNil1 chromosome 14, mArvNil1.pat.X, whole genome shotgun sequence window:
- the Tex51 gene encoding testis-expressed protein 51, translating into MHLVLLICFLAGTTGKNCLRCWPELLAMIDYDLQVLWGSPGPPTELSQSLHSFFLENNTLFLPWYLARDSLDEETATFFTHVHNAIKKLRDDKPALLEEIRVQKSLLAERLKERSQDLMQKVCNDSCDILSETEVTACADCQKLYLSCNDPTFCTATVTRSYKWVVIFFTILMLLAVAGIGGYFFWLQKKAVAADKRRDNQLPPSGNEQQPGQPPKPILSES; encoded by the exons ATGCATCTTGTCTTGCTGATCTGCTTCCTGGCAGGGACCACTGGGAAGAACTGCCTCCGCTGCTGGCCAGAGCTGCTGGCCATGATAGACTATGACCTGCAGGTGCTCTGGGGCAGCCCAGGGCCACCCACAGAACTCTCACAAAGCCTACACTCCTTTTTCCTGGAGAATAACACTTTATTCTTACCCTGGTATCTTG CTCGAGACAGTCTGGATGAGGAAACAGCTACATTCTTCACCCATGTACACAACGCCATTAAAAAGCTAAGAGATG ATAAACCAGCACTGCTTGAAGAAATTCGTGTTCAGAAGAGTCTCCTGGCTGAGAGGCTGAAAGAGAGGTCCCAGGACCTGATGCAGAAGG TCTGCAATGATTCCTGTG ACATCCTCTCTGAAACGGAAGTCACTGCGTGTGCTGACTGCCAGAAACTCTACCTGTCCTGCAATGACCCTACCTTTTGCACAG CCACGGTCACTCGGAGCTACAAGTGGGTTGTGATCTTTTTCACTATCTTGATGCTCCTGGCTGTAGCTGGCATTGG TGGTTACTTTTTCTGGCTCCAAAAGAAAGCAGTGGCAGCTGATAAG AGAAGAGACAACCAGTTACCTCCTTCAGGAAATGAGCAGCAACCAGGGCAGCCACCAAAGCCCATCCTGTCTGAAAGCTAA